In Roseomonas fluvialis, one genomic interval encodes:
- a CDS encoding DUF6384 family protein, whose amino-acid sequence MAETRAGAPAPALDETMLAMDVVDTIRHADRVVERELEGPGRQARLRERLREIYASQGIEVADHVLDAGITALEQQRFAYTPKGEGWKRSVATAWATRARWGRFALAGFGVLVVAFGVYHFTVSAPRAREAAAIARELETELPRALRAEHDRVLAGTQEAAPRAEAARLLAEGEAAARAGNLTEARARRTALNDLAARLASAYTVRIVNRPGEPSAVWRVPAANPRARNYYLVVEAVDRDGRPVEVPIISEEDGRVARVSRWGLRVPEAEFERVRRDKLADGIIDQPVIGQKVAGSSATNWTVQTNGGAILSW is encoded by the coding sequence ATGGCTGAGACGCGCGCGGGCGCGCCCGCGCCCGCATTGGACGAGACTATGCTCGCGATGGACGTGGTGGACACGATCCGCCACGCCGATCGCGTGGTCGAGCGCGAGCTGGAAGGCCCCGGCCGACAGGCGCGCCTGCGCGAACGCCTGCGCGAGATCTATGCCTCCCAGGGTATCGAGGTCGCGGATCATGTGCTCGATGCCGGCATCACGGCGCTGGAACAGCAGCGCTTCGCCTATACGCCGAAGGGTGAGGGCTGGAAGCGCAGCGTCGCGACCGCCTGGGCCACGCGCGCACGCTGGGGGCGTTTCGCGCTGGCGGGTTTCGGCGTGCTGGTCGTGGCGTTCGGCGTGTACCACTTCACCGTCTCGGCGCCGCGCGCGCGCGAAGCGGCCGCGATCGCCCGCGAATTGGAGACCGAACTGCCGCGCGCGCTGCGCGCCGAGCATGACCGCGTGCTCGCCGGCACGCAGGAGGCGGCGCCGCGCGCGGAGGCTGCGCGACTGTTGGCCGAGGGCGAGGCCGCCGCGCGCGCCGGCAACCTGACCGAGGCGCGTGCGCGTCGCACCGCGCTGAACGACCTCGCCGCGCGGCTCGCGAGCGCCTACACCGTGCGTATCGTGAACCGGCCGGGCGAACCGTCTGCCGTGTGGCGCGTGCCCGCTGCCAATCCGCGCGCGCGCAACTACTACCTGGTGGTGGAAGCGGTGGACCGCGACGGACGCCCGGTGGAGGTGCCCATCATTAGCGAGGAGGATGGTCGCGTCGCCCGCGTCTCGCGCTGGGGCCTGCGCGTGCCGGAAGCCGAATTCGAACGCGTGCGCCGCGACAAGCTGGCGGACGGCATCATCGACCAGCCGGTGATCGGCCA